Genomic segment of Candidatus Zixiibacteriota bacterium:
GCTCTGACGGTACCCATTCTTACGATAGGAACTTTCCACGGACTTCAAGCTTACCTCAACTCGGATTCGGGCTCACTGCAGATCGAACTGGGACTTGGAATGTTCCTCAAGTTGCTGTTCATCTATGCGACATTCTATGGAGTTATCATGAGGCCCATACTGAAAGCTATTTTTCGGAAACAGGCTGACACTCCTGAGGTACACGCCAATGAGAAGAAGACGGCCCCAATTCAAAAACCGACGAGTGGAACCCTGGCATGGCGATGTGCTTGTGGCGAAGTTAACCTAAAGTCGGCTGGCAGCTGTCGGAAGTGTGGAGAGCTCAAACCTCATCCAGTCGTTCAAAGCGAGGAGGATGTATGATTTTCACGAAGAGCATAGTTGCGTGTATCGCGACTACATGATGGGGGCGTATGCGCTAATTGAGTCGACGCTTGGTGAGGGCCAAGCCAGTGCACTCTCCCTATGCTGGGATGGCATCGGTGGTTGGAATGGTGCGACCGGCGGAATCCAATTCGATTGAAGGAGGACGGTTTTATGGGCTTGTTTCGGAAGCTGTTCGGAGGACGTGACGCGGGCGGAGGTAAGTCGTGGGAAGAACTTAATACTGAAGGTGCCAGAGCAATCCAGGATGGACGTGATTCTGACGCAATCAGACTACTAAATTCCGCGATTAGGTCGTGAGAACGGCAGGTGAGACACCGCAACTTGCGTCTTCACTTACAAACCTGGCGGTCGCGCTGGACCGAAAGGGCGACTATGGCAAAGCCGAGACCTCGTTCAAGGAAGCTCTTCGGATTGTAGAAGCGACTCGCGGCAAGGAGCATCCGCGCACTGGTAGTGTTCTGAATCTCATGTCTCAATTCTATTTTCCACGGGGAAATGCCGAGCTTGCGAAGGAACTGATTGACCGTGCATGTGCGATCTAAGAGCGTCGACGGTAGTGGCAGAATAGTTGAGATCTTCTGAATCGCTCACAGCATAAATCGAAAACGCAAAGTCTGGACGTCTTGGTTCTGTACGTCTTCAGACAAAGTGGACAGGTTGTGAATGGAAGTTGAGCCACGTTCTGGACTTGCTTGACATTTTTTTAATAAGGACGCCCTTGGCTATCGGCAAGAATTCAAATGCATAAGCCGCTGCAACGCAGCGGCTTAAAGTCAATGGCGGGGTTGACGAGACTCGAACTCGCGACCTCCTGCGTGACAGGCAGGCGTTCTAACCAAACTGAACTACAACCCCGGCTAGATCCGTCGAATATGTCTATATCCATTTGGGCGATACTGGAATCGAACCAGTGACCTCCTGCTTGTAAGGCAGGCGCTCTAAACCAACTGAGCTAACCGCCCGATATCATCAATCGGCTACCTTTCGCTTGTCCTTCCAAATTATCGCCGCAGGGATAATAACACAGTATCCCAGCACAAGCAATATCGGCGCAAGAGTGTCGGAACCTAAGGACAATGTTACAAATCCAAGAATCACTGCAAGAAGTCCCAGGGCGAACAGCATCATATTCGGCTTACCGAATGGCAGACTGTATGACTGTCTGCTCGGCTTATTGGCTGGTGCCGCCGGAGCGGCCTTTTTTCCCTTCTGCGCCATAATGACGCAATAGAATAACAATTTCCCCCGAATTGTCAAGCGGAAACAATCCACGAAAACGGCTAATTGACAGATTCCATGCCCCCATTTTACAGGTTGACAACGGGGACATTCTCTCGATATTGTCCAGCATGGCAATTCATGGATTCCACATCCGACATACTGACGAGACCGTATGATAGAATTCCCGATCAGCGGTGTCGAGACATACTGGTGGCTACCGGTAGTTGTCGCTTTTGTGATTTCCTGTTTTACTTCGATGGGAGGGCTTTCCGGCGCGTTTCTGCTTCTTCCATTTCAGATGAGCATCCTCGGATTCACCGGTCCTGCGGTCAGTCCGACCAACCTCGTCTATAACATTGTGTCGATCCCGAGCGGTGTTTATCGATACTATCGCGAGAAACGTATGGTCTGGCCGCTCACATGGACAATTGTCCTGGGAACAATTCCGGGAGTGTTCCTCGGAGTCATCATACGAGTCGAGTATCTTCCGGACCCGACCGCATTCAAGCTCTTTGTGGGGCTGGTGCTGCTATATCTCGGAATCAGACTCTGTCTGGATATCCTGAAGAAATCCAAGTCCTCATCGAACAATAGTGCCTCCGGCGAAAGGTTCGAGGTATCGCCGCTGGAATTCAACATCCGACGAATCGGCTACGAATTCGAGGGGGAGCAGTATTATGCATCTTCGATCGGGCTGTTTGCGCTGAGTTTCGTTGTCGGGATAGTCGGAGGCACGTATGGCATCGGCGGCGGTGCGATAATCGCACCGTTTCTTGTTGTCGTGTTCGGTCTGCCGGTTTATACAGTCGCCGGGGCCGCTCTCATGGCGACGTTCGTGACATCGATTGCGGGAGTGTTTTTCTATTCGGTGATTGCTCAATTCTATGCCAATACCGGTCTTGCGATCGCACCCGACTGGCAGCTTGGCGCGCTATTCGGGATTGGCGGATTTGCCGGCATGTATGTCGGCGCACGGTTGCAGAGATATATGCCTGCGCGCGTGATCAAAGTGCTGATCGCAGCCTGTTTGTTGTTTGTGGCCGGGAAGTATGTAATCGGATATTTCCTGTAGGGCAGGATTCCCCGAAGCCTGCCGCGCAGAATCAGATGGCAGGCTTGAGAACAATCCTGCCCTTGTAAAGTCTATACAACATCAGATAGATTGTGACGCCGCTGACGGAGACGAACATCCAGACCGGCCAGAGATATCTTGTGATTCTCTTGTGCTTGTCAAACCTGCCACGTAATGCGAATACCACCGCTGCTATGATGAACGGAACCATGAGGGCGGCAAGGATGACATGCGGGATCAGGATCGTGAAATAGACCGGGCGCGTCCAATCGTGATATGAATACGGCACCGAACCGACCTGCTGGTGATAGATCAGATATGAAATCAAGAAGAGGGCAGAGGTGATCAGCGCAGCTATCATGAATTTCTTGTGGATGTCCGGTTTCTGCTGCTTGATTCTGATAAAACCTAACAGAAGCAGAATCGCACTGATACTGTTCAGGATCGCATTGAGTGTCGGGAGGTCTGCGACTCCCATCACATCTCCTGTGCAAGTTGCTTGATATGCATTTTCAGCAGTTCCATGCCGGCATTATCTTCGGGCTGATAGTAGCCTCGTATCATACCATCAGCATCAACCAAAACAAACCGAGTGCTGTGTTCGCCCGGTAGATCTCCTGCAAGCAGAAATCCCTTCTCGTAAAGATCATTCACTTTG
This window contains:
- a CDS encoding tetratricopeptide repeat protein, producing MRTAGETPQLASSLTNLAVALDRKGDYGKAETSFKEALRIVEATRGKEHPRTGSVLNLMSQFYFPRGNAELAKELIDRACAI
- a CDS encoding DUF3098 domain-containing protein, which encodes MAQKGKKAAPAAPANKPSRQSYSLPFGKPNMMLFALGLLAVILGFVTLSLGSDTLAPILLVLGYCVIIPAAIIWKDKRKVAD
- a CDS encoding sulfite exporter TauE/SafE family protein, translating into MEFPISGVETYWWLPVVVAFVISCFTSMGGLSGAFLLLPFQMSILGFTGPAVSPTNLVYNIVSIPSGVYRYYREKRMVWPLTWTIVLGTIPGVFLGVIIRVEYLPDPTAFKLFVGLVLLYLGIRLCLDILKKSKSSSNNSASGERFEVSPLEFNIRRIGYEFEGEQYYASSIGLFALSFVVGIVGGTYGIGGGAIIAPFLVVVFGLPVYTVAGAALMATFVTSIAGVFFYSVIAQFYANTGLAIAPDWQLGALFGIGGFAGMYVGARLQRYMPARVIKVLIAACLLFVAGKYVIGYFL
- a CDS encoding DUF420 domain-containing protein, encoding MGVADLPTLNAILNSISAILLLLGFIRIKQQKPDIHKKFMIAALITSALFLISYLIYHQQVGSVPYSYHDWTRPVYFTILIPHVILAALMVPFIIAAVVFALRGRFDKHKRITRYLWPVWMFVSVSGVTIYLMLYRLYKGRIVLKPAI